Proteins from a single region of Parasedimentitalea psychrophila:
- a CDS encoding aldehyde dehydrogenase, giving the protein MDQKPHYQLFIDGDWTEGASGQVMTSLNPATGKGWATFACAAPQDVDRAIAAARRVLEQPSWRDMTQTQRGKLLYRLADLIEGNADQLGHVETTDSGKLLVETTSQTKYVAEYYRYYGGLADKIEGAVLPIDKPDMHVFTRREPIGVVVAIVPWNAQMFLTATKLGPALAAGCSVVLKASEMAPAPMLEFARLFEQAGFPPGVVSVLTGDAENCAIPLTRHPDIDRIAFTGGPDTARHVVRNSAENFAVTSLELGGKSPILVFEDADLDGAANGLIAGNFGASGQSCVAGSRGLIQRPIFDELVRRIEEKAASIIVGDPLAAATHVGPLCTAAQVKRIEQTLAVATSQGAAIRFGGSRLDRPGNYMAPTLVECRDLNTETLKVEMFGPVMSLLPFDTEEEAIAIANGTEFALGSGVFTQNLARAHRVSARLKAGICWINTYRAVSPIAPFGGYGQSGYGREGGMEAIQDYTRTKTTWISTSEAPMANPFVMR; this is encoded by the coding sequence ATGGATCAGAAACCGCATTATCAACTGTTCATTGACGGCGATTGGACCGAAGGCGCCAGCGGTCAGGTGATGACCTCGCTGAACCCTGCGACCGGCAAAGGCTGGGCGACATTCGCCTGCGCCGCCCCCCAGGATGTGGATCGTGCCATCGCAGCCGCACGGCGGGTGCTGGAGCAGCCGTCCTGGCGCGACATGACGCAAACCCAGCGCGGCAAACTGCTGTATCGACTGGCTGATCTGATCGAAGGAAACGCCGATCAGCTTGGCCATGTGGAAACCACCGACAGCGGCAAACTGTTGGTCGAAACAACCAGTCAAACCAAGTATGTCGCCGAGTATTACCGGTACTACGGCGGGCTGGCTGACAAAATCGAAGGCGCTGTGCTGCCGATCGACAAGCCGGACATGCATGTCTTTACCCGCCGCGAACCGATCGGGGTGGTGGTGGCGATTGTGCCCTGGAACGCTCAGATGTTTCTCACGGCGACCAAGCTGGGACCGGCCCTGGCGGCGGGGTGTTCGGTTGTGCTGAAAGCCTCTGAGATGGCGCCAGCGCCAATGCTTGAATTCGCCCGATTGTTTGAGCAGGCCGGGTTCCCGCCCGGCGTGGTATCAGTTCTGACCGGAGATGCTGAAAACTGTGCAATTCCGCTGACACGGCACCCGGACATTGACCGGATTGCCTTTACCGGCGGGCCAGACACCGCGCGCCATGTGGTGCGAAACTCTGCCGAAAATTTCGCCGTCACCTCGTTGGAACTGGGTGGAAAATCGCCAATCCTGGTGTTTGAGGATGCGGATCTGGACGGCGCTGCAAACGGCCTAATTGCCGGCAATTTCGGGGCCTCAGGGCAAAGCTGTGTCGCCGGATCACGCGGGTTGATCCAGCGCCCGATTTTTGACGAATTGGTACGCCGGATTGAAGAAAAAGCAGCTTCGATCATCGTTGGCGACCCACTGGCAGCCGCGACCCATGTTGGTCCGCTGTGCACCGCCGCGCAGGTCAAACGGATCGAGCAAACTCTGGCAGTGGCAACCTCGCAAGGTGCCGCGATCCGCTTTGGCGGCAGCCGATTGGATCGTCCGGGAAACTACATGGCACCAACGCTGGTCGAATGCCGGGATCTGAACACCGAAACACTGAAGGTCGAAATGTTCGGGCCGGTCATGTCGCTGCTGCCTTTCGACACCGAGGAAGAGGCCATTGCCATCGCAAATGGCACAGAGTTTGCCTTGGGCTCTGGAGTGTTCACCCAAAACCTGGCCCGCGCCCACCGGGTTTCCGCCCGGTTGAAAGCTGGCATCTGCTGGATCAACACCTATCGTGCCGTCTCTCCGATTGCGCCCTTTGGTGGCTATGGTCAATCCGGATATGGCCGCGAAGGTGGCATGGAAGCGATCCAGGATTATACCCGGACCAAGACCACCTGGATCAGCACATCTGAGGCTCCGATGGCCAACCCGTTTGTTATGCGTTAG
- a CDS encoding LLM class flavin-dependent oxidoreductase encodes MDFSLFAHMERLTPDQPHSVLHQEFIALCKMADEGGMRAVWTGEHHGMEFTIAPNPLLTLVDLAHHTKNVRLCTGTVIAPFWHPIKLAGEAAAADLMTGGRIELGVARGAYSYEYERMMPGLDAWEAGQRMREIVPLLPKLWAGDCAHKGEFFDFPSTTSAPKPVQENGPPIWLAARDANSHEFGVQNGCNIQVTPLWQGIEEIESLMDRFNAACDGHSGPRPKIMLLHHTYVGADEADITQAAQDLSRYYCYFGAWFQNKRPVKQGLIEPLSDEDIAANKMMAPENLIRDLTMGTAQQVIDQIRRYEDLGYDEYAFWIDSGMSFERKRDSLSRFINDVMPAFR; translated from the coding sequence ATGGATTTTTCACTTTTTGCACATATGGAGCGCCTGACCCCGGATCAGCCCCATAGTGTCCTTCACCAAGAATTCATCGCGCTGTGCAAGATGGCTGATGAGGGCGGGATGCGTGCGGTCTGGACCGGTGAGCACCACGGGATGGAATTCACCATCGCGCCCAACCCCCTGCTGACACTGGTAGATCTGGCCCACCACACCAAAAATGTGCGCCTTTGCACCGGCACCGTAATCGCGCCGTTTTGGCACCCAATCAAGCTGGCAGGTGAGGCCGCAGCTGCCGACCTGATGACCGGTGGACGGATCGAACTGGGGGTCGCACGCGGCGCTTACTCGTATGAATATGAGCGCATGATGCCGGGTTTGGACGCCTGGGAGGCCGGGCAAAGGATGCGCGAAATCGTTCCACTATTGCCGAAACTCTGGGCCGGCGACTGTGCCCATAAGGGCGAGTTCTTTGACTTCCCCTCGACCACATCTGCGCCAAAACCCGTGCAGGAAAACGGCCCGCCCATCTGGCTTGCAGCGCGCGATGCCAATAGCCACGAATTTGGCGTTCAGAACGGCTGCAACATTCAGGTCACGCCGCTATGGCAAGGGATAGAAGAAATCGAAAGCCTGATGGACCGGTTCAATGCCGCCTGTGACGGGCATTCCGGACCCCGGCCAAAAATCATGCTGCTGCATCACACCTATGTTGGTGCAGATGAAGCGGATATCACCCAGGCCGCACAAGATCTGTCGCGCTATTATTGTTATTTCGGCGCCTGGTTCCAGAACAAACGCCCCGTAAAACAGGGGTTGATCGAGCCGCTGTCAGACGAAGACATCGCCGCCAACAAGATGATGGCACCCGAAAACCTTATTCGGGATCTGACCATGGGAACGGCCCAGCAGGTGATTGACCAGATCCGCCGCTACGAGGACCTTGGCTATGATGAATACGCCTTCTGGATCGACAGCGGCATGAGTTTTGAGCGCAAACGAGACTCGCTTTCCCGGTTTATCAACGACGTCATGCCAGCATTCAGATGA
- a CDS encoding flavin reductase family protein: MSKMDPRALRNAFGSFMSGVTVVTALDPDGQPVGFTANSFSSVSLDPPLLLVCPGKFLSSYEVFANCSHFAINVLAEGQEEISNTFASFKGDRFAQVEHLPDLHGVPLIRGAVAQFSCTTHQTLEAGDHSILIGHVEGYSHDSVPGLGYVGGQYFSLGLERAALESPRGTVVCGAIIQQADHVLLERTPHGFRPPQITCTDRGQLRHTLCQNLTMRGVPAQLGQAYSVFDDPQSSLHYAYFLASGTGVSQQDPLQAVPICDLATLNYTTPAIAQMMRRYAIEARSRSFALYLGDALHGDVHALPERT; this comes from the coding sequence ATGAGCAAAATGGACCCCCGCGCCCTGCGCAATGCATTTGGCAGCTTCATGTCTGGTGTCACCGTTGTCACCGCACTTGACCCCGATGGCCAGCCGGTGGGCTTTACCGCCAACTCGTTCTCGTCGGTATCACTGGACCCGCCGCTGCTGTTGGTCTGTCCCGGCAAATTCCTGTCGAGCTATGAGGTCTTTGCCAATTGCAGCCATTTCGCCATCAATGTCCTCGCCGAGGGACAGGAAGAGATCTCAAACACCTTTGCCAGTTTCAAAGGCGACCGTTTTGCACAGGTCGAGCATCTGCCAGATTTACATGGCGTGCCATTGATCAGAGGCGCTGTTGCGCAGTTTTCCTGCACCACTCACCAAACCCTAGAGGCCGGGGACCACAGCATACTGATCGGACATGTCGAGGGCTACAGCCATGATTCCGTTCCCGGTTTGGGCTATGTTGGCGGGCAGTATTTCAGCCTTGGCCTGGAACGCGCCGCGCTTGAGAGCCCGAGGGGCACGGTGGTCTGCGGCGCCATTATCCAACAGGCCGATCATGTTCTTCTGGAACGGACACCGCATGGGTTCCGGCCGCCGCAGATCACCTGCACCGACCGCGGGCAATTGCGCCATACCCTGTGCCAGAACCTGACCATGCGCGGCGTCCCTGCACAACTGGGCCAGGCCTATTCCGTCTTTGACGACCCCCAAAGCAGCCTGCACTACGCGTATTTCCTGGCATCCGGCACTGGTGTCTCGCAACAGGATCCCTTGCAGGCAGTGCCGATCTGCGACCTCGCCACCTTGAACTACACCACCCCTGCCATCGCGCAGATGATGAGGCGTTACGCCATTGAGGCCCGAAGCCGCAGCTTTGCTCTCTATCTTGGTGACGCGCTGCACGGCGATGTTCACGCCCTCCCTGAAAGGACTTGA
- a CDS encoding alpha/beta fold hydrolase, whose translation MTWTTLPRSKQGDLSTIVSGDGPPLLLIHGVGLRGEAWCGQIDTLSTNYKITAVDMPGHGASVLPAGDMTLTRYADRIAATLSEPSVVIGHSMGAMIALDIAIRFPGLVRGVVALNAIYQRGTAARKAVRARAAGLDGLSHPDPSAALERWFGTATSPAREACRGWLSDVDPRGYAAAYQVFANEDGPAPDDLATLPCPALFMTGSKEPNSTPAMSHAMAALAPRGRTSIIEGAAHMMPMTHADQVNAGLMAFAQECFR comes from the coding sequence ATGACCTGGACAACCCTGCCGCGGTCTAAGCAGGGGGATCTGTCCACAATCGTTTCAGGCGATGGCCCGCCGCTGCTGCTGATCCACGGGGTTGGTTTGCGCGGCGAGGCCTGGTGTGGACAGATCGACACCCTGTCGACCAATTACAAAATCACCGCGGTTGATATGCCGGGGCATGGTGCCAGTGTTTTACCCGCTGGCGACATGACTCTGACCCGCTATGCGGATCGCATAGCTGCCACCCTGTCAGAACCAAGTGTGGTCATCGGTCACTCAATGGGGGCAATGATCGCCCTGGACATCGCCATTCGGTTTCCCGGTCTTGTTCGCGGCGTTGTGGCTCTGAATGCCATTTACCAAAGGGGTACCGCCGCCCGCAAGGCTGTGCGGGCGCGGGCTGCAGGTCTTGATGGCCTGTCGCACCCGGACCCATCCGCAGCCCTTGAACGCTGGTTCGGGACCGCAACTTCCCCTGCCAGAGAGGCCTGCCGGGGCTGGCTAAGCGACGTTGATCCCAGGGGATATGCAGCGGCCTATCAGGTGTTTGCCAATGAGGACGGCCCCGCACCGGACGACCTCGCCACCCTGCCCTGCCCGGCGCTGTTTATGACCGGAAGCAAGGAGCCGAATTCCACCCCCGCCATGTCGCACGCAATGGCCGCCCTGGCGCCGCGTGGTCGGACCAGCATCATCGAAGGTGCTGCCCACATGATGCCAATGACCCATGCCGATCAGGTCAACGCTGGCTTGATGGCGTTTGCACAGGAGTGTTTCCGATGA
- a CDS encoding amino acid synthesis family protein, translating into MQPDIRKIVTYDEEVLIEGFRKADRPWRMFAVAAVVRNPWAGRYVEDLKPEIQAYGPVLGEMMTDRMIRLAGSGDAIEAYGKAAVVGLNGEIEHASGLIHTLRFGNHYRNAVDAKSYLAFTNTRGPANAPIMVPLMDKNDAGRRSHYLTLQFSIPDAPRDDEIVVVLGAATGGRPHHRIGDRYQDLKDLGHDLDNPAAV; encoded by the coding sequence ATGCAACCGGATATCCGAAAAATAGTGACCTACGACGAAGAGGTTTTGATCGAAGGCTTTCGCAAGGCAGACAGGCCCTGGCGCATGTTTGCGGTGGCGGCGGTTGTTCGCAACCCCTGGGCGGGGCGTTATGTTGAAGACCTGAAACCCGAAATTCAGGCCTATGGCCCGGTGCTTGGGGAGATGATGACGGACCGCATGATCCGACTGGCTGGCAGTGGAGATGCAATCGAGGCCTATGGCAAAGCCGCAGTTGTCGGCCTGAACGGTGAAATCGAGCACGCCTCGGGGCTGATCCACACGCTGCGGTTTGGCAACCATTATCGCAACGCAGTGGACGCCAAATCCTACCTCGCCTTTACCAACACCCGCGGCCCTGCAAATGCGCCGATTATGGTGCCGCTGATGGACAAGAACGATGCAGGCCGCAGGTCGCACTACCTGACCCTGCAGTTTTCAATCCCCGACGCGCCACGCGATGACGAAATCGTCGTTGTGCTTGGCGCCGCAACCGGAGGCCGCCCCCACCACCGCATTGGCGATCGTTATCAGGACTTAAAGGATTTGGGACATGACCTGGACAACCCTGCCGCGGTCTAA
- a CDS encoding LysR family transcriptional regulator, whose protein sequence is MAKSLPPLTWFRAFEAAARQLSFTAAANEIGLTQSAVSQQVKSLEMRLGVALFSRHARGLSLTDDGRKLLPKVGAALETLAAATDTFDAAPPENLLTIATSASVAQWIIAPHLMDFTQRYPDIRLRFLSAVWPDDFHTARANVEIRFGSEKQVGSNAIPLTPNRLIALKSPRLTGPLADLPLIETVGTSDGWKAWNQNIGGDLRPKIFADSYGMALHMAMHGNGVALVSELLAEHGIQSGLLMRAHEASIAGKEGFYLSVNKSSAAAAVFGEWFLARTSR, encoded by the coding sequence ATGGCAAAATCCCTTCCTCCTCTGACTTGGTTCCGGGCCTTTGAGGCCGCGGCGCGCCAGCTGAGCTTTACCGCTGCCGCAAATGAAATTGGATTGACGCAATCGGCGGTCAGCCAGCAGGTGAAGTCGCTGGAAATGCGGCTTGGTGTGGCATTGTTCAGCCGCCATGCACGGGGGTTGTCGCTGACCGATGATGGGCGAAAATTGCTGCCCAAAGTGGGCGCCGCCCTGGAAACCCTTGCGGCTGCGACGGATACCTTTGATGCCGCGCCACCGGAAAATCTTTTGACGATTGCGACGTCGGCCAGCGTCGCCCAGTGGATAATCGCGCCACATCTGATGGATTTCACCCAACGATATCCAGATATTCGGCTGCGGTTTCTCAGCGCTGTCTGGCCCGATGATTTTCACACCGCCCGTGCCAATGTCGAGATCCGCTTTGGGTCGGAAAAACAAGTTGGCAGCAATGCGATACCATTGACCCCCAACCGGTTGATCGCGCTGAAATCGCCGCGCCTGACCGGGCCACTGGCTGATCTGCCATTGATTGAGACGGTCGGTACCTCGGACGGTTGGAAAGCCTGGAACCAAAATATTGGCGGCGACCTCAGGCCCAAGATTTTTGCCGATTCCTATGGTATGGCACTTCACATGGCGATGCACGGCAATGGTGTGGCCCTTGTCAGCGAGCTATTAGCCGAGCACGGTATCCAGTCTGGACTATTGATGCGCGCACATGAGGCTTCGATTGCCGGCAAGGAAGGGTTTTATCTGTCGGTCAACAAGAGCTCTGCGGCGGCTGCAGTGTTTGGAGAGTGGTTTCTGGCGCGGACCTCGCGGTAG
- a CDS encoding NnrS family protein: MMPRKEYTGPTLLSYGFRPFFLLALGFASISILMWMLIYQGELTLSGPFQPLDWHIHEMLFGYSSAVITGFLFTAIPNWTGRMPVRGWPLAALSLLWIAGRLAVAGIIPLSFTATMLLDCGYLTAILVIVLREIIAGKNWRNLMVIGPIGVFLVANILFYIEVLQNGESDYARRLAFAVVIFLITLIGGRIIPSFTRNWLVKNNPGPLPAAMNRFDKLCLLAAAIGLLLWVAAPDWGISQGALIGAAIMHVARLLRWRGDRVRATMLLLMLHIAYAFIPLGMLLFGLGLTVSGLHIFGIGAIGGMTLAVMMRATMGHTGRVLATSWDLAFAFLLLMLAAVVRSALVDISTDPMMALWTAATLWTVAFAMVLIRIGPWYCRQNPARRKPS; the protein is encoded by the coding sequence ATGATGCCTCGAAAAGAATACACCGGACCTACTCTGCTAAGCTACGGGTTTCGGCCATTTTTCCTGTTGGCGCTTGGTTTTGCCAGCATCTCCATCCTGATGTGGATGTTGATCTATCAAGGTGAGTTGACCCTGTCCGGCCCGTTTCAGCCGCTTGATTGGCACATTCACGAGATGCTGTTTGGCTATAGTTCGGCCGTTATCACCGGGTTCCTGTTTACAGCCATTCCAAACTGGACTGGTCGCATGCCGGTGCGAGGCTGGCCACTGGCCGCCCTGTCACTGTTATGGATTGCTGGCCGCCTGGCCGTCGCCGGCATCATTCCGCTTTCTTTCACCGCAACCATGCTCCTTGACTGCGGCTACCTGACGGCGATCCTTGTCATTGTACTGCGGGAGATAATTGCCGGTAAAAACTGGCGCAACCTGATGGTCATCGGCCCCATTGGGGTGTTTTTGGTCGCAAACATTCTATTCTACATCGAAGTTCTGCAAAATGGAGAATCTGACTACGCACGCCGATTGGCCTTTGCAGTGGTGATTTTCCTGATCACACTGATCGGCGGCCGCATCATCCCAAGTTTCACCCGGAACTGGCTTGTCAAAAACAATCCGGGACCGTTGCCCGCTGCGATGAACCGATTTGACAAGCTCTGCCTTCTGGCCGCTGCAATTGGCCTGTTGCTTTGGGTGGCAGCCCCTGATTGGGGGATTTCGCAGGGCGCTTTGATTGGCGCGGCAATCATGCATGTCGCCCGGCTGCTGCGCTGGCGGGGTGATCGGGTTAGAGCCACCATGCTTTTGTTAATGCTACATATTGCCTATGCGTTCATTCCGCTGGGGATGCTGCTGTTCGGCTTGGGCCTGACCGTAAGCGGGCTGCATATATTTGGCATTGGCGCCATTGGCGGTATGACATTGGCCGTGATGATGCGCGCCACCATGGGGCACACCGGGCGCGTTCTGGCGACAAGCTGGGATCTTGCATTCGCCTTTCTGCTCCTGATGCTGGCCGCAGTGGTTCGCAGTGCGCTGGTCGACATTTCAACAGACCCGATGATGGCTCTCTGGACCGCGGCAACTCTGTGGACTGTCGCTTTTGCCATGGTTCTCATTCGTATCGGCCCTTGGTATTGCAGACAGAACCCGGCGCGGCGCAAGCCAAGCTGA
- a CDS encoding Crp/Fnr family transcriptional regulator, with protein sequence MRKLDESLLGHIPPFRKLGRPEIRAILDLAEPKRYAAGTAIFEEGLAAERFYLLLDGHIRVIRTTEGGDQVIALHIVAGQLFGIAAAIGRDTYPATAMAVDDCLVLSWPTSQWSNFTANYDGFATESYKVVGERMGEMNNRLVEMATQQVEQRVARAVLRLISQSGRKVAGGIEIDFPITRQNLSDMTGTTLHTVSRLMSGWEKVGLVKSTRRHIVVTDAHRLVVLSEKSG encoded by the coding sequence TTGAGAAAACTGGATGAAAGCCTGTTGGGTCATATACCACCGTTTCGGAAACTGGGGCGCCCTGAGATCCGTGCGATACTGGATTTGGCTGAGCCGAAACGTTATGCCGCTGGCACGGCGATATTTGAAGAGGGGCTGGCGGCGGAGCGGTTTTACCTGCTGTTGGATGGCCATATCCGGGTGATCCGAACCACCGAAGGCGGCGATCAGGTGATTGCGCTGCATATTGTGGCGGGGCAATTGTTTGGCATTGCGGCGGCCATCGGCCGTGACACCTATCCGGCGACCGCGATGGCGGTGGATGACTGTCTGGTGCTGTCCTGGCCGACCAGCCAGTGGTCGAATTTCACCGCCAATTACGATGGTTTTGCAACCGAGAGTTACAAGGTTGTCGGCGAGCGGATGGGGGAGATGAACAATCGTCTGGTGGAAATGGCCACCCAGCAGGTGGAACAACGGGTGGCGCGGGCGGTGCTGCGGCTGATCAGCCAGTCGGGCCGCAAAGTGGCGGGCGGCATTGAAATCGATTTCCCGATCACCCGGCAAAACCTGTCCGACATGACCGGCACCACCCTGCACACGGTCAGCCGGCTGATGAGCGGCTGGGAGAAAGTTGGCCTGGTCAAAAGCACCCGGCGCCATATCGTGGTGACCGACGCGCATCGGTTGGTGGTGTTGAGCGAGAAGTCAGGCTGA
- a CDS encoding DUF1858 domain-containing protein, producing MIQNKVAGFFGAIVQYTAGCLRRTRDQDRMVLIDKTLLVSEILARYPQTVPVFLKYQMLCVGCLVAPFHSIEDACLEHDLDEDAFRADLTTAIAQATQTDKSA from the coding sequence TTGATACAGAACAAAGTCGCCGGGTTTTTTGGCGCTATCGTCCAATATACCGCAGGCTGCCTGCGCAGAACCAGGGATCAGGATCGCATGGTGTTGATAGACAAGACCCTTCTCGTCTCCGAGATCCTGGCACGATACCCGCAGACGGTGCCGGTCTTTCTCAAATACCAGATGCTCTGTGTCGGCTGCCTGGTGGCGCCGTTTCACTCAATCGAGGACGCCTGCCTGGAACACGACCTGGACGAGGATGCGTTTCGCGCCGATCTGACCACTGCAATCGCCCAAGCAACCCAAACCGACAAATCAGCCTGA
- a CDS encoding c-type cytochrome, with protein sequence MSEILTKSRARNIFYGGSLFFVVIFGVLSVQSHRYVVDTSTAGMPLSEAVILGKHVWERNSCINCHTLHGEGAYFAPELGNVMTRWDTLDDPEGAYEILDGWMQAQPSGIEGRRQMPHFEINEEEMRGLAEFLRWADQTDTQGWPPNDAG encoded by the coding sequence ATGTCTGAGATCCTAACGAAGTCACGGGCCCGCAACATATTCTACGGAGGATCGCTATTCTTTGTAGTGATCTTTGGGGTCCTGTCCGTTCAAAGCCACCGATATGTGGTGGACACATCAACCGCCGGAATGCCGCTGAGTGAAGCGGTCATTCTGGGCAAACATGTCTGGGAGCGGAACAGCTGCATCAACTGCCATACGCTGCACGGCGAGGGCGCCTATTTTGCCCCGGAGCTGGGCAATGTGATGACCCGCTGGGACACGCTGGATGACCCGGAAGGCGCTTATGAAATCCTCGATGGCTGGATGCAGGCGCAGCCCAGCGGCATTGAGGGCCGCCGTCAGATGCCTCATTTTGAGATCAACGAAGAAGAAATGCGCGGTCTCGCGGAGTTTCTGCGTTGGGCCGACCAGACCGACACTCAGGGCTGGCCGCCCAATGATGCGGGTTAA
- a CDS encoding cbb3-type cytochrome c oxidase subunit I has translation MKYKSQKVAYAYFLVAMGLFAIQVLGGLIAGWIYVSPNFLSELLPFNVVRMLHTNALVVWLLLGFFGAAYYLIPEESEREIYSVNLAYLQLIILVIGTLGAVLTYVFNPFPGNYLLGMQGREFLEQPTWVKLGILVAALIFLFNISMTVLAGRKTAITNVLLTGLWLLSLLWIFAFINPDNLSLDKMYWWFVIHLWVEATWELVMASILAFLLLKLTGVDREIVEKWLYVIVSTALFSGILGTGHHFYWIGLPGYWQWIGSIFSTLEVIPFFLMMSFAFVMVWKGRRNHPNKAALLWSLGASTVAFFGAGVWGFLHTLHGVNFYSHGTQITAAHGHLAFYGAYVATNLAIMSYAIPHLRGRDPYNQVLNMVSFWLMTGGMAFMTFVLTFAGTIQTHMQRVLGENFMEVQDSLSLFYMMRFGSGLAVVIGALLFIYSMMVPRRELFAKRSDAPVAGE, from the coding sequence ATGAAATATAAATCACAAAAAGTGGCCTATGCCTATTTCCTGGTGGCGATGGGTCTGTTCGCCATTCAGGTTCTGGGCGGGCTTATCGCCGGCTGGATCTACGTCTCGCCAAACTTTCTGTCTGAACTGCTGCCGTTCAACGTGGTGCGCATGCTGCACACCAACGCGCTTGTTGTCTGGCTGCTGCTGGGCTTCTTTGGGGCGGCCTATTACCTGATCCCCGAGGAAAGCGAGCGCGAGATCTACTCGGTCAATCTGGCCTATCTGCAGTTGATCATTCTGGTGATCGGCACCCTGGGCGCGGTTCTCACTTACGTGTTTAACCCGTTTCCGGGCAACTATCTGCTGGGCATGCAGGGGCGCGAGTTCCTGGAGCAGCCCACCTGGGTCAAACTGGGCATTCTGGTGGCGGCGCTGATCTTCCTGTTCAACATCTCGATGACGGTGCTGGCGGGACGTAAAACGGCCATTACCAATGTGCTGTTGACCGGTCTGTGGCTGCTGTCGCTGCTGTGGATCTTTGCCTTTATCAACCCTGACAACCTGAGCCTGGACAAAATGTACTGGTGGTTCGTGATCCATCTCTGGGTCGAAGCGACTTGGGAACTGGTGATGGCGTCGATCCTGGCCTTCCTGCTGCTGAAGCTGACAGGTGTGGACCGTGAAATCGTTGAAAAATGGCTCTATGTCATTGTATCCACTGCACTGTTCTCGGGCATTCTGGGCACCGGTCACCACTTTTACTGGATTGGTCTGCCGGGCTACTGGCAGTGGATCGGCTCGATCTTCTCGACTTTGGAAGTCATTCCGTTCTTCCTGATGATGAGCTTTGCCTTTGTCATGGTCTGGAAGGGCCGTCGCAATCACCCCAATAAGGCCGCGTTGCTTTGGTCGCTTGGGGCATCGACTGTCGCCTTCTTTGGCGCTGGTGTCTGGGGCTTCCTGCATACTTTGCACGGGGTGAACTTCTACAGCCACGGAACGCAAATCACTGCGGCCCACGGTCACCTGGCCTTTTACGGTGCCTATGTGGCGACCAACCTTGCGATCATGAGCTATGCGATCCCGCATCTGCGTGGACGTGATCCCTATAATCAGGTGCTGAACATGGTCTCGTTCTGGCTGATGACCGGTGGCATGGCCTTCATGACCTTTGTTCTGACCTTTGCCGGCACCATTCAAACCCACATGCAGCGGGTGCTGGGAGAGAACTTCATGGAGGTGCAGGACAGTCTGAGCCTGTTCTACATGATGCGCTTTGGTTCTGGTCTGGCTGTGGTGATTGGCGCGCTGTTGTTCATCTATTCGATGATGGTGCCGCGTCGTGAACTGTTTGCAAAACGCTCTGATGCACCTGTGGCTGGAGAGTGA
- a CDS encoding NnrT protein translates to MTLVLYPFGAGAAAVNVFFASLITSWIGWPVLTPLTSIAIGMLLGLPITYAFAVHIHKLMQS, encoded by the coding sequence CTGACTCTGGTGCTCTATCCGTTTGGCGCCGGCGCGGCAGCGGTGAACGTGTTCTTTGCCTCGCTGATCACCTCCTGGATCGGCTGGCCCGTTTTGACGCCACTGACATCCATCGCCATCGGCATGCTGCTCGGCCTGCCAATAACCTACGCCTTCGCAGTACATATCCACAAATTGATGCAGAGCTAA